The following coding sequences are from one Paenibacillus stellifer window:
- a CDS encoding NADH-dependent flavin oxidoreductase, which translates to MTERTFQELLEPYAFANGAALKNRVVMAPMTNFAANPDGTVSDEELAYYERRSGGVGMVITACVYVSAGGKGFPGEFGADKDELIPSLKRLADTIKGQGAKAVLQIFHGGRQCPPDLLPDGQTVSASAVPAELPGGGQGPVPRELTDAEIESIIAAFGETTRRAIEAGFDGVEIHGANGYLVQQFFSPHSNRREDRWGGSLEKRLTFPLAVLREVKKAAAKHAGPEAFIVGYRFSPEEPETPGITMAETFALVDALTAEGLDYLHVSLREFWSLPHRGTEDKRSRIEQIVDRAGGKAPVIGVGSLYKAEDAAQALNSGVALVALGRPLLIDPDWVEKVEADRALDIETELDPSAQERLVIPNYLWGAITNTPGWMPVKG; encoded by the coding sequence ATGACGGAAAGAACATTCCAAGAGCTATTGGAGCCCTACGCTTTCGCCAATGGGGCGGCTTTGAAGAACCGGGTAGTAATGGCGCCCATGACCAATTTTGCTGCGAATCCCGACGGAACGGTATCGGATGAAGAGCTCGCTTATTACGAGCGCCGATCAGGAGGCGTAGGCATGGTAATTACAGCCTGCGTGTATGTGTCGGCGGGAGGCAAGGGCTTCCCAGGCGAGTTCGGAGCGGATAAGGATGAGCTGATTCCCAGCCTGAAGCGGCTGGCGGACACGATCAAGGGCCAGGGCGCGAAGGCCGTGCTGCAGATTTTCCACGGCGGCCGCCAATGTCCGCCGGATCTGCTGCCGGACGGCCAGACGGTCAGCGCTAGCGCCGTGCCGGCGGAACTGCCGGGCGGGGGACAGGGGCCCGTGCCGCGCGAGCTGACTGATGCCGAAATCGAGAGCATCATCGCGGCTTTCGGCGAAACGACGCGCCGGGCGATCGAAGCCGGTTTTGACGGAGTAGAGATCCACGGTGCGAACGGGTATCTCGTGCAGCAGTTCTTCTCCCCGCATTCCAACCGCCGCGAAGACCGCTGGGGCGGCAGCCTGGAGAAGCGCCTGACCTTCCCGCTCGCCGTGCTGCGCGAAGTGAAGAAAGCCGCGGCGAAGCATGCCGGTCCGGAGGCGTTCATCGTCGGCTACCGCTTCTCGCCCGAGGAGCCGGAGACGCCAGGCATTACGATGGCCGAAACCTTTGCCCTGGTCGATGCGCTGACCGCGGAAGGGCTGGACTATCTGCATGTCTCTCTACGGGAATTCTGGTCACTCCCGCACCGGGGGACCGAGGATAAGCGTTCGCGGATCGAGCAGATTGTCGACCGCGCGGGCGGCAAAGCGCCGGTCATCGGCGTCGGCTCACTGTACAAGGCAGAGGACGCCGCTCAAGCGCTGAACAGCGGCGTGGCTCTTGTCGCGCTGGGCCGTCCATTGCTGATTGATCCCGACTGGGTGGAGAAGGTGGAGGCAGACCGTGCCTTGGACATTGAGACGGAGCTTGATCCTTCTGCGCAGGAACGTCTGGTTATTCCGAATTATCTCTGGGGCGCGATTACGAATACACCGGGATGGATGCCGGTCAAGGGCTAG
- a CDS encoding winged helix-turn-helix transcriptional regulator, which translates to MATDIRDRINLREINCEKELTLAVIGGKWKLIILWHLGLEGTKRFSELKKLIPHITQKMLTNQLRELEEDQLVLRQVYAEVPPRVEYSLTEYGQSLLPVLRMMYDWGKNYGEKVIWKTDDTSVRCRPSN; encoded by the coding sequence TTGGCGACAGACATCAGAGACCGCATCAACCTTAGAGAGATTAACTGCGAGAAGGAGCTAACGCTTGCCGTCATCGGAGGCAAATGGAAGCTCATTATTTTGTGGCATCTTGGCCTTGAAGGCACGAAGCGGTTCAGCGAACTCAAGAAACTAATTCCCCATATTACCCAAAAAATGCTGACCAACCAGCTTCGGGAGCTGGAGGAAGACCAGCTGGTCCTTCGACAGGTGTATGCAGAAGTGCCGCCGAGAGTAGAATACTCATTGACGGAGTACGGGCAGAGCCTGCTCCCGGTGCTTCGCATGATGTATGACTGGGGTAAGAACTACGGGGAGAAGGTAATCTGGAAGACTGATGATACGTCGGTCCGGTGCCGACCATCCAACTGA
- the hxlB gene encoding 6-phospho-3-hexuloisomerase, with protein METVRYTQEIMNELGRSTPLLNAKEAEALVALVQEADKVFVAGAGRSGLMGRAFAMRLMHAGKEVYVVGETVTPGIGEGDVLVLGSGSGETRSLIAVAEKAKSAGAKIAAVTLAPESTLGRLADLAVKLPGAPKSRSDEGSLTIQPMASLFEQTLLLFYDSVILRLMELTGQTSSRMFGKHANLE; from the coding sequence ATGGAGACGGTTCGGTACACGCAGGAAATCATGAACGAGCTGGGGCGCTCAACTCCGCTTCTGAATGCGAAGGAGGCGGAGGCGCTGGTCGCGCTGGTGCAAGAAGCGGACAAGGTCTTTGTAGCCGGGGCGGGCCGTTCCGGGCTGATGGGCCGCGCCTTCGCCATGCGGCTCATGCATGCCGGTAAGGAGGTCTATGTGGTCGGCGAGACGGTGACTCCCGGAATCGGCGAAGGCGATGTGCTGGTTCTGGGATCGGGCTCGGGCGAGACCCGCAGCCTGATCGCTGTGGCAGAGAAGGCGAAATCGGCAGGGGCGAAGATTGCCGCGGTAACGCTGGCACCGGAGTCCACGCTCGGAAGGCTGGCCGATCTGGCCGTGAAGCTGCCGGGCGCTCCGAAGAGCCGAAGCGATGAAGGAAGCCTCACGATTCAGCCGATGGCCTCCCTGTTCGAGCAGACGCTGCTTCTCTTCTATGACTCGGTCATTCTTCGCCTGATGGAGCTGACCGGACAGACTTCAAGCCGGATGTTCGGCAAGCATGCCAACCTGGAATAG
- the hxlA gene encoding 3-hexulose-6-phosphate synthase yields MKLQLALDLVDIPGAKEVVAEVADHIDIVEIGTPIVINEGLHAVKAIKDAFPSLTVLADLKVMDAGGYEVMKAAEAGADIITVLGVSDNSTIKGAVDEANKCGREVLVDLINVKDIKGRAAEVDALGAHYICVHSGYDHQAEGKNSFQDLKAIKSVVKHAKTAIAGGIKLETLPEVIAAQPDLVIVGGGITSLTDKKAAAAEMKRLVSQT; encoded by the coding sequence ATGAAACTTCAACTGGCGCTTGATCTTGTAGATATTCCCGGAGCTAAAGAGGTAGTGGCCGAAGTGGCCGACCATATCGATATCGTAGAGATCGGCACACCGATCGTTATCAACGAAGGGCTGCATGCCGTAAAGGCGATCAAAGACGCGTTCCCATCCCTGACCGTTTTGGCCGATCTGAAGGTGATGGATGCCGGCGGTTACGAGGTGATGAAGGCGGCCGAGGCGGGAGCGGACATTATAACGGTGCTTGGCGTATCCGACAATTCAACGATCAAGGGCGCGGTGGATGAAGCGAACAAGTGCGGCCGCGAGGTTCTGGTCGATCTGATCAACGTGAAGGATATCAAGGGGAGAGCGGCGGAGGTCGATGCGCTGGGAGCGCACTATATTTGCGTGCATTCCGGGTATGATCATCAGGCCGAAGGCAAGAACTCCTTCCAGGATCTTAAGGCGATCAAGAGTGTGGTCAAGCATGCCAAAACGGCTATAGCCGGCGGCATCAAGCTGGAGACGCTGCCTGAAGTGATCGCGGCGCAGCCGGACCTTGTTATCGTAGGCGGCGGTATTACAAGCCTGACGGACAAGAAAGCCGCTGCCGCCGAGATGAAGCGCCTCGTGAGCCAGACGTAA